One stretch of Excalfactoria chinensis isolate bCotChi1 chromosome 2, bCotChi1.hap2, whole genome shotgun sequence DNA includes these proteins:
- the ERP44 gene encoding endoplasmic reticulum resident protein 44: MRPAIFLLLPQPGRLFLLLVSWLFNPTRSEITSLDSGNIDDILNNADVALVNFYADWCRFSQMLHPIFEEASNVIKEEYPDKNQVVFARVDCDQHSDIAQRYRISKYPTLKLFRNGMMMKREYRGQRSVTAIADYIRQQKSNPIREVQDLEEINTVDRSRRNIIGYFEQKDSDNYRTFERVANILHDDCVFLSAFGAISKAERFSGDNIIYKPPGENAPDMVYLGSLTNFDLIYAWTQDKCVPLVREITFENGEELTEEGLPFLILFHMKDDLESLEKFQQEVARQLISEKGTINFLHADCDKFRHPLLHIQKTPTDCPVIAIDSFRHMYVFPDFNDLSVPGKLKQFVLDLHSGKLHREFHHGPDPTDVAPGQPIQDVASSPPESSFQKLAPSEHRYTLLREKDEL; encoded by the exons GTGTCTTGGCTTTTTAATCCAACAAGAAGTGAAATAACAAGTCTAGATAGCGGAAATATAGATGACATTTTAA ACAATGCAGATGTTGCTTTAGTTAATTTTTATGCTGATTG gTGCCGCTTCAGCCAAATGTTGCATCCTATTTTTGAGGAGGCCTCTAATGTAATTAAGGAAGAATACCCAGATAAGAATCAAGTAGTGTTTGCTAGAGTGGACTGTGATCAGCATT CGGATATAGCTCAGAGATACAGGATAAGCAAATACCCAACGCTGAAGCTCTTCCGGAATGGAATGATGATGAAGAGAGAATACAGGGGCCAGAGGTCTGTGACAGCAATAGCAGATTATAtcaggcagcagaagagcaatCCTATCCGGGAGGTCCAGGATTTGGAAGAAATCAATACTGTAGAT CGGAGCAGAAGAAATATCATTGGGTACTTTGAGCAAAAGGACTCTGACAACTACAGAACATTTGAAAGAGTGGCGAATATTTTACACGATGATTGTGTATTCCTGTCTGCCTTTGG GGCTATTTCAAAAGCAGAGCGATTTAGCGGAGACAATATAATCTACAAGCCACCAGGG gAGAATGCTCCGGATATGGTGTATTTGGGCTCCCTAACCAATTTTGATTTGATTTATGCATGGACACAAGATAAATGTGTGCCGCTCGTTCGagaaattacatttgaaaatggGGAG gAACTGACGGAAGAAGGCCTTCCTTTCCTCATACTTTTCCACATGAAGGATGATTTGGAGAGCTTAGAGAAATTCCAACAGGAGGTTGCACGGCAGTTAATAAGTGAAAAAG GTACAATAAACTTCCTCCATGCTGACTGTGACAAATTCAGACACCCACTCCTCCACATTCAGAAGACTCCCACAGACTGCCCAGTTATCGCCATTGATAGCTTCAGGCACATGTACGTCTTTCCAGACTTCAACGACTTGTC agttcCAGGTAAACTGAAGCAATTTGTACTAGACTTGCATTCTGGAAAACTGCATAGAGAGTTTCATCATGGCCCTGATCCAACTGATGTAGCACCTGGACAG CCAATTCAGGATGTAGCCAGCAGCCCGCCAGAGAGCTCCTTCCAGAAACTGGCACCCAGTGAACATAGGTACACCTTATTGAGGGAAAAAGATGAACTTTAA